Below is a window of Finegoldia magna ATCC 29328 DNA.
CAGAAATTAGAAACTACAACTATAGAAAATGTACTTAAAATAGCAAAGTTGTATAATAAAAACATCATTTTAAATGAAGAATATAGATTAGTTAACTACCCTTTTTTAGACTTTTATTTTAAAAAGACAAATAACGAAAACTATTACTCATCACTTCCTAGACAAACAGCTCAATCTGTTATAAAAGAAGCAAATACTAAGTTTAGTGATTGGTTAAAAGCTTTAAAAGACTATAAGAAAAATCCATCCAGATATACAGGCAAACCTAAAATGCCAAAGTATAAAACAAGTGGTGGTTGTGCTACCTTTTCACTAACAAACCAAGATGTAGTATTTAAGAAAAATAAACATAATTATATTATTAAGCTTCCCAAGACAAAAGCTACTCTTTCTTTTAATAAAAAACTAAAAAATGAAAGATTAAAATCAGTTAACGTTAAAAAAGAATATGGCACGCTTAAAGTTACCTTTTTATTTGAGAATTTATGCGATAAGAAAGCTAATTTAAAAAGCGGTGTGTTTTGTGGAATTGATTTAGGAGTAAATAATCTTGCAGCCATAGTAACTAGCAATGGTAATAGCCTGTTAGTTAAGGGTGAGTTTATAAAATCTAAAAATCAATGGTTTAACAAAAAGATCGCAAAAAACTTAAAGGGTCAAACTATTGGCACTGACAAGAAAGCTATATCTTCAAAGGCTTTAAACAATCTATACAAAAAAAGACAATTTTTCATTGAAGATGCTATGCATAAAGTTGCCAAAAAGATAGTTTTTTGGTGCATTGGAGAAAATGTTTCAAATATTGTTATTGGTAAAAACAAAGGTTGGAAACAAAAATCTAATATCGGAAAAGTTAATAATCAAAACTTTATACAA
It encodes the following:
- a CDS encoding RNA-guided endonuclease InsQ/TnpB family protein, translated to MENQTVQDKKYNIYKCYIKDDNPLYNTLDEWSHLANNLYNESIFIMRQLFTGLTKSSDKRQKLETTTIENVLKIAKLYNKNIILNEEYRLVNYPFLDFYFKKTNNENYYSSLPRQTAQSVIKEANTKFSDWLKALKDYKKNPSRYTGKPKMPKYKTSGGCATFSLTNQDVVFKKNKHNYIIKLPKTKATLSFNKKLKNERLKSVNVKKEYGTLKVTFLFENLCDKKANLKSGVFCGIDLGVNNLAAIVTSNGNSLLVKGEFIKSKNQWFNKKIAKNLKGQTIGTDKKAISSKALNNLYKKRQFFIEDAMHKVAKKIVFWCIGENVSNIVIGKNKGWKQKSNIGKVNNQNFIQIPHALLINYIKTIAEKIGMQVVETDESYTSKASFVDIDQIPTYKKDANMTYFFSGSRVKRGLYKDSLGRIINADLNGAGNIMRKILADENIKVNVNNLISPIKLTASEIYA